One window of Inquilinus sp. Marseille-Q2685 genomic DNA carries:
- a CDS encoding Lrp/AsnC family transcriptional regulator: MKSPNRPAPVELDAIDRRILDALQEDNQVTNLALAERVGLSPPACLKRVRRLRQERVVVRDVALVDPEKVGQTIVAFVGVELDRQREDVLAAFERKIAAEPEVQQCYFVSGEIDYLLVVTCRDMEAYNLFCRRVLANEHNIKRFRTSFNLSRVKYETKVPIGA, from the coding sequence TCGACGCCATCGACCGGCGCATCCTCGACGCGCTGCAGGAGGACAACCAGGTCACCAACCTGGCCCTGGCGGAGCGGGTCGGCCTGTCGCCGCCGGCCTGCCTGAAGCGGGTGCGCCGGCTGCGCCAGGAGCGGGTGGTGGTGCGCGACGTGGCGCTGGTCGACCCGGAGAAGGTCGGCCAGACCATTGTCGCCTTCGTCGGGGTCGAGCTGGACCGCCAGCGCGAGGACGTGCTGGCGGCCTTCGAGCGCAAGATCGCGGCCGAGCCCGAGGTGCAGCAATGCTATTTCGTGTCCGGCGAGATCGACTACCTGCTGGTCGTCACCTGCCGCGACATGGAGGCCTACAACCTGTTCTGCCGCCGCGTCCTGGCGAACGAGCACAACATCAAGCGCTTCCGCACCAGCTTCAACCTCTCGCGGGTGAAATACGAGACCAAGGTGCCGATCGGGGCGTGA